Part of the Halodesulfovibrio aestuarii DSM 17919 = ATCC 29578 genome, GATAGAATCTGCGGAACGCATTGGGATACAAGTGCCACCAAGTGGTGCAAAGTCAGCATATGGACGTGCTGTGATTGCGCCCTGAGGACAAATTTTAACACAGGAGTAGCATTCCCAACATGCTTCTGGCTCCTGATTGAAGGCCTTCATTTCATCTGCATCGAGAATCATGAGGTCGTTGGGGCAGATGTACATGCAAGCGGTTTTCTCGCCACCTTTGCAGCCATCACACTTGGACGGGTCTACATATGTCGGCATACCTAATCCTCCAACACAACGATTAAGGGGTTTACCTAAAAAGCTTTTTTCCCACGATGGG contains:
- the aprB gene encoding adenylyl-sulfate reductase subunit beta, with amino-acid sequence MPTYVDPSKCDGCKGGEKTACMYICPNDLMILDADEMKAFNQEPEACWECYSCVKICPQGAITARPYADFAPLGGTCIPMRSADSIMWTVKFRNGNVKRFKFPIRTTPEGSIKPFEGKPEPADLDSEFLFTETELATPIEAMGQKFEVAEADITMVTKASAV